A portion of the Candidatus Omnitrophota bacterium genome contains these proteins:
- a CDS encoding DNA translocase FtsK, which yields MTQQRINEIVGFAYLAVGVLVFVSLVSFDPADIEFFASTPNLRINNFIGIIGAYIGAGLFFLIGYSSYVIPALCLIWAIDRFTSQQPQRSLVKFSGTAVLFLASSAFMSLLFNGENTSRMQAGGFSGMMLSLMLEKYFGVVGSYVIVSTLIILAVLLATELLIIPFTVILIDKLKCAYQRRKEISDAKRQLRPAAANNRPTAPRFVKRPAIKGFVPKTAEKTAPIITEARVESPRPELKTRLAVTVPDIKIDRKHITAKAHDKDKDGLGAKPKTAAGEYNLPTMDLLDSPPPVEERQIKEDLTASSAILEDTLRDFGIDVKVAQVEKGPVITRYELEPSPGVKVNRITALNDDIALAMKAQSVRIIAPIPGKSRVGIEVPNTTASLVFLKEVLASREFQESQSKLMLALGKDTAGLPVVCDLAKMPHLLIAGTTGAGKTVCVNSIVLSMLFNASPDELKLILVDPKMVEMAMFNKLPHLICPVLTNAKKVSGALAWLVHEMESRYQLLAKVSCRNIAMFNQKAKEGGLKDYPDVPSFMYYIVLVIDELADLMAVASNEIESAIARLAQLSRAVGIHIILATQRPSVDVITGVIKANFPARISFKVASKVDSRTVLDMNGADKLLGRGDMLFMEPGAAKPVRAQSSLVSDKEIERVINFISGQREADYEENIIKEQGKKGLGISSAKDDLFDDAVKLVMESGQASVSILQRRLRLSYTRAARLIDSMEEDGLIGPYCGSKPRDILVDRKQYLGVSGKLAGQENDRPGDAV from the coding sequence ATGACTCAACAGCGCATTAATGAGATCGTTGGATTTGCATACCTGGCCGTAGGAGTACTTGTCTTTGTAAGCCTTGTATCGTTTGACCCTGCGGATATAGAGTTTTTTGCCTCCACCCCAAACCTGCGTATAAATAATTTCATAGGTATTATCGGAGCTTATATCGGAGCCGGTTTGTTTTTTCTGATAGGATACAGTTCTTACGTGATACCCGCATTGTGCCTTATTTGGGCTATAGACAGGTTTACATCTCAACAACCCCAGCGTTCGCTTGTAAAATTTTCAGGCACTGCCGTTCTCTTTTTAGCTTCCAGCGCCTTCATGTCTTTGTTGTTTAACGGTGAAAACACATCCAGGATGCAGGCAGGCGGATTTTCCGGAATGATGCTGTCCTTAATGCTTGAGAAATATTTTGGAGTGGTCGGTTCTTATGTTATCGTATCAACGCTTATAATCCTTGCCGTTCTTCTGGCAACGGAATTGCTCATTATACCATTTACCGTTATCCTTATAGACAAGCTTAAATGCGCGTATCAACGCCGGAAAGAAATTTCTGACGCAAAGAGGCAGTTAAGGCCTGCAGCGGCGAATAATAGGCCTACTGCCCCAAGGTTTGTTAAGAGGCCTGCCATAAAAGGGTTTGTTCCAAAAACTGCGGAGAAAACAGCCCCGATTATTACTGAAGCGAGGGTAGAGTCTCCCCGGCCCGAGTTAAAAACCCGTCTTGCGGTGACGGTTCCGGACATCAAAATAGACAGGAAACATATAACTGCTAAGGCGCACGATAAAGATAAAGACGGCCTTGGGGCTAAACCCAAGACAGCGGCCGGCGAATATAATCTTCCCACCATGGATCTGCTTGATTCGCCTCCTCCCGTGGAAGAAAGGCAGATAAAAGAAGACCTGACAGCGTCGTCAGCAATACTTGAAGACACGCTTAGGGATTTTGGCATAGACGTAAAGGTTGCCCAGGTTGAGAAAGGCCCTGTTATAACCAGATATGAGCTTGAACCTTCACCCGGCGTTAAGGTAAACAGGATAACGGCTTTAAATGATGATATAGCGCTTGCAATGAAAGCGCAGTCGGTAAGGATCATAGCTCCTATACCCGGAAAATCCAGGGTCGGCATAGAGGTGCCGAACACGACCGCTTCATTGGTTTTTCTAAAAGAGGTCCTGGCCTCCAGGGAATTTCAGGAATCCCAATCAAAGCTTATGCTGGCTCTTGGCAAGGATACGGCAGGCCTGCCTGTTGTCTGCGATCTTGCTAAGATGCCTCATCTTCTTATCGCCGGCACTACGGGCGCTGGTAAGACTGTTTGCGTTAACAGTATAGTGCTTAGTATGTTATTTAACGCCTCCCCGGACGAGCTTAAGCTGATACTTGTTGATCCAAAAATGGTTGAGATGGCGATGTTCAATAAACTGCCCCATCTCATATGCCCTGTTTTGACTAATGCCAAGAAGGTGTCCGGCGCCCTGGCCTGGCTGGTCCATGAGATGGAATCGCGTTATCAATTGCTTGCCAAGGTATCATGCCGTAATATAGCCATGTTTAATCAAAAGGCGAAAGAGGGCGGGCTTAAGGACTATCCCGACGTGCCTTCTTTTATGTATTATATCGTCTTAGTGATAGATGAGCTCGCCGATTTGATGGCGGTCGCTTCCAATGAAATAGAAAGCGCTATAGCCCGTCTGGCCCAGTTATCGCGCGCGGTAGGCATACATATTATCCTGGCCACACAGAGGCCGTCCGTGGACGTTATAACAGGCGTGATAAAGGCGAATTTTCCTGCAAGGATATCCTTTAAGGTCGCGTCAAAAGTGGACTCCCGCACAGTGCTTGATATGAACGGCGCGGACAAGCTTTTGGGCAGAGGCGATATGTTGTTCATGGAACCCGGAGCGGCAAAACCTGTAAGGGCGCAGTCAAGTCTTGTCTCTGATAAGGAGATTGAACGTGTTATTAATTTTATATCCGGGCAGAGAGAAGCGGATTATGAGGAAAATATTATCAAGGAACAGGGCAAAAAAGGCCTTGGCATAAGTTCGGCAAAAGACGACCTTTTTGACGACGCGGTAAAGCTCGTGATGGAATCAGGACAGGCATCGGTATCTATATTGCAGAGGCGCCTGCGTCTTAGCTATACGCGCGCGGCACGCCTTATTGATAGCATGGAAGAAGACGGTCTGATAGGCCCTTATTGCGGGTCAAAACCGCGCGATATCCTTGTTGACAGAAAACAATATCTGGGTGTTTCAGGCAAACTTGCCGGCCAGGAAAATGACCGGCCCGGGGACGCGGTATAA
- a CDS encoding undecaprenyl-diphosphate phosphatase, with amino-acid sequence MSYIHAIVSGIIQGLTEFLPVSSSGHLAILHRCFGYAQPDIIFDIVLHVGSLFAVIVYFRRDIAEILTKQRGYILSVFIACLPTAAIGIFFKDVFESIFANVKLIGIMLYVTAVFLSLAHIASKSRRQDGPLKAPGPVKSFIIGIAQGIAIIPGISRSGATISCGLFLKVNKESAVRFSFLASIPAVLGALILKFPDWDVSSASLPQMGLGLFFSFLFGLGSIYAVKKAVITGKLKWFAVYCFILGTAAIAIR; translated from the coding sequence ATGTCGTATATTCATGCCATAGTTTCGGGTATCATACAGGGGTTGACGGAATTCCTTCCGGTCAGCTCGTCCGGCCATCTGGCTATTCTGCATAGATGTTTTGGTTATGCCCAGCCGGATATCATCTTTGATATTGTTTTGCATGTAGGCAGTCTTTTTGCGGTCATTGTCTATTTCCGGCGGGATATAGCTGAAATCCTGACGAAGCAGAGGGGGTATATTTTATCGGTTTTTATAGCGTGCCTGCCCACGGCCGCAATAGGTATTTTTTTTAAAGACGTTTTTGAATCAATATTCGCAAACGTGAAATTAATTGGTATAATGCTTTATGTGACTGCTGTTTTCCTTAGCCTGGCGCATATAGCGTCAAAAAGCCGGCGCCAAGACGGGCCTTTAAAGGCTCCCGGCCCAGTAAAGTCATTTATTATCGGTATCGCGCAAGGCATAGCCATTATACCCGGTATATCCAGAAGCGGCGCTACGATATCGTGCGGGTTATTTTTGAAGGTTAACAAAGAATCAGCGGTAAGGTTTTCTTTTTTGGCTTCAATCCCGGCTGTCCTTGGGGCGTTGATTTTAAAGTTTCCCGATTGGGATGTTTCATCGGCTTCTTTACCGCAAATGGGTTTAGGATTATTTTTTTCTTTTTTGTTCGGGCTTGGGTCAATCTACGCGGTAAAAAAAGCCGTTATTACCGGGAAGCTGAAATGGTTTGCCGTATATTGCTTTATACTGGGAACAGCGGCTATAGCCATAAGGTGA
- the dut gene encoding dUTP diphosphatase translates to MDKTVIKIKKKQGCQDLPTPCYMSTGASGMDVYADVDGSVTIQPKEIRLVSAGFYMSIPEGFEVQVRPRSGLALKHGIGIVNSPGTIDSDYRGLVGIILINHGQQPFVVKRADRIAQLVVHRVVRADMSVVDDLDDTMRSHGGFGHTGV, encoded by the coding sequence ATGGATAAGACGGTTATAAAAATTAAAAAGAAACAGGGCTGTCAGGACCTGCCGACCCCATGCTATATGAGTACAGGCGCAAGCGGTATGGATGTATACGCGGATGTTGACGGCAGTGTTACCATCCAGCCGAAAGAGATAAGGCTTGTGTCGGCGGGTTTTTATATGAGTATCCCGGAAGGTTTTGAAGTTCAGGTGCGTCCCCGCAGCGGGCTTGCGCTAAAACACGGCATCGGTATAGTAAACAGCCCCGGCACCATAGACAGTGATTACAGAGGGCTTGTGGGGATTATATTGATAAATCACGGCCAACAGCCCTTTGTGGTAAAAAGGGCTGACCGCATAGCCCAGCTTGTTGTTCACAGGGTGGTAAGGGCTGATATGTCTGTTGTTGACGACCTTGATGATACCATGCGTTCGCACGGCGGTTTTGGCCATACGGGGGTTTGA